Within the Salvia hispanica cultivar TCC Black 2014 chromosome 4, UniMelb_Shisp_WGS_1.0, whole genome shotgun sequence genome, the region GGAAGCGGAGGCGGGAGATACACTTTATCAACGATAACATTTGGGACCGCGAGTCCCAACTTTTTTGCATACTCACGCTTCGCTTCATCCAGCACTGAATTCACTACACTCACATCCATTTCTCTACATCTCAGCAGCACCGTATCCTCCTTGAGCCGCATCAAGCTCTGGATAATCAACGCTTTGACAAGCCCTTTcaataaagatttaaaaatgagACAGACAACgatagaaaaatatttcatccattcatgaaaaatagtctcattttcaTTCGTGAAAATTGCATCACCACattttctccctctctcagttttcgtccataaatgagactatttttattcagcatgcaaaataaataagcatCACCTTTGTATGGAGCCTTTTTACCGGCGACTTGCAGCAGCTCCTTCCGAGTAGCGTCCTTCATCTCATTCACGACGTTGTCTTGCGCCTGAAGCACCTGGATGCGCGAGGCGTTGAGCTGCATCGAGTACTCTATCTTCTTTTTAACGTCCACCTGCTTGCTCTTTCGCTCGTATTCTTGTctgatcttcttcttctcggCCTCGACTATTTGCAGCTTCTCGATATTGCATTCCTGTACGTGTGTAGGCATCGTGAGTATTACGAGATTGGGTGGTAAGAAATTGAGGAGGAAAAAACAACCTCTTCGGCACAAAGGGTGATCTCGT harbors:
- the LOC125221954 gene encoding V-type proton ATPase subunit E-like, yielding MNDQQVSKQIQQMVQFIRQEAQEKANEITLCAEEECNIEKLQIVEAEKKKIRQEYERKSKQVDVKKKIEYSMQLNASRIQVLQAQDNVVNEMKDATRKELLQVAGKKAPYKGLVKALIIQSLMRLKEDTVLLRCREMDVSVVNSVLDEAKREYAKKLGLAVPNVIVDKVYLPPPLPDNRNSIGPSCSGGVVLASQDGKIVCENTLDARLELVFRQKLPEIRKHLCG